The nucleotide sequence GTTCCACCTCAGGCTGCTTCAGGAGGCCCGACTGGTCACGGTTCAGCGACAGGGACGGTTCCTGTGGTACCGGGTGGACCGGGATGTGCTCGATGACTGGCGATCTTATGCCCATGCACTGTTTGAGGTCCGGGCCGGTGGTGAGTCCATCGAAGCGCACGCGTCACGCCCGCCGGAGTATCCGCCGCCTGCCGAACTGAGATCAGCGGCCCGCAGCCCGTCCGCTCAACCTGCCGAAACCCAGCCTGTCAGTCGTCGCGACGTGCCGGTCGATCGCGAAAACGCCGCCGCGGACA is from Phycisphaerae bacterium and encodes:
- a CDS encoding metalloregulator ArsR/SmtB family transcription factor; translated protein: MDDRHDEIFKALADPNRRRIIAALCSEPMVAGDLGRLVSLAPNAVSFHLRLLQEARLVTVQRQGRFLWYRVDRDVLDDWRSYAHALFEVRAGGESIEAHASRPPEYPPPAELRSAARSPSAQPAETQPVSRRDVPVDRENAAADTDEKLPAELL